In Streptomyces sp. TLI_146, the genomic stretch TCGGAGCGCCTGGTCACCAGCGGCGACGCGGTTCTGCGCGGGGACGTGATCTCCCTGCCGATGCCGCTGGCGCCGGGCAGTGTCCTGAGCTCCCTCTACGCGTCCTCTCCGGTGTACTTCGACGACGACTTCGCCGAGGTCGTCGTGGAGAACGGCACCACGGTCTCCGTGGTGTGGCTGGTGCCGATCGGCCCCTCGGAGGCGGCCTTCGTCAAGGAGAAGGGCTGGCCGGAGTTCGAGCAGGAGCTGGTCCGCCAGGACCCCGACCTGCTCGATCTGCGCCGTCGGGAGATCACCCTGTGACGGCGGACTGAACGGCACGCGAGAAACGAGCGGTGCCCGGACCCCTTGTGGGGGTCCGGGCACCTTTCACGTTCCGGTCAGCCGCCTGACCGTCAGAACGTGAGCTTGAAGTTGTCGATGTAGCCCGTGTCGTACCGCGCCTTGTCCTGGACCTTCAGCTTCCAGGTGCCGTTGGCGACCTCCGAGGAGGCGTTCACGGTGTACGTGGTGTCGAGGTTGGCCGTCGAGCCGCCGGTCCCCGTGGCCTTCAGGGGGTACACCGAGCCGTCGGGGGCCACCAGGTCGATCTGGAGGTCGCCGATGTAGGTGTGGACGATCTTCACGCCGACCTTGAGGGTGCTGGGCGCGTTGCCCGTGACACCGGAGACGGTGACCGACGAGGTGACCGCCGCTCCCGGGGAGTCCGGGATGCTGACGTTGGTGCCGTTCTCGAAGACCTTGCCGCCCGGGTCGGTGCCGCCGTGGCGGGCGCCGACCGCGATGGCCGCCCACGCGTCGGTGATGTTGTTGACCTCGGCGCTGCCGGCCCCGTACAGCTCGGTGGCCGCGGCGATCGTGCCGTCGCGGGCGCCCTTGTAGTCGGTGGACGAGTTGAACTTGGTGGTGAGCGCCTTGTACCAGATCAGCTGGGCCTTGTCGCGGCCGATGCCGGTGACCGGCAGGCCGTCGGCGGTCGGCGAGTTGTAGGTCACGCCGTTGATGACCTTGGTGCCGCTGCCCTCGGAGGCCAGGTAGAACCAGTGGTTCGCGGGGCCCGAGGAGTAGTGGACGTCCAGGTTGCCGATGCCGGAGTACCAGCTGTCCTTGGAGCCGCCGTCCTTGCTCGGCTTGTCCATGTAGCGCAGCGGGGTGCCGTCGCCGTTGATGTTGATCTTCTCGCCGATGAGGTAGTCACCGGGGTCGGACGCGTTGTTGGAGTAGAACTCCACCGCGGTGCCGAAGATGTCCGAGGTCGCCTCGTTGAGGCCGCCGGACTCGCCGCTGTACTCCAGGCCCGCCGTGTTGGAGGTGACGCCGTGCGTCATCTCGTGGCCGGCCACGTCCAGCGAGGTCAGCGGGTCGTTGTTGCCCGAGCCGTCGCCGTACGTCATGCAGAAGCAGCTGTCGTCCCAGAACGCGTTGACGTACGCGTTGCCGTAGTGGACGCGGGAGTACGCGCCGACGCCGTCGCCCTTGATGCCGCTGCGGCCGAAGACGTTCTTGTAGAAGTCCCAGGTCTGCCCGGCGCCGTAGGCGGCGTCGGCGCCCGCGGTGGCGGCGTTGGAGTTGGTGCCGTCGCCCCAGGTGTCGTTGGTCTGGGAGAACAGCGTGCCGGTGCCGGACGAGCCGTGGTTCAGGTTGTACGTCTTGTGGCCGCCGCGCCCGCCGTCGGTCAGCGTGTAGTTCGAGCCCGACTGCGTGGTGCCGAGGGTGACCTGGCCGCTGTAGTGGGTGTTGCCGACACCGGTCTCGATGCCCTGCCACTGGTACAGCTTCGCGCCGGTCGCCGCGTCGGTGATGACGTGCAGCTGGTTCGGGGTGCCGTCGTCCTGCAGACCGCCGACGACCGTCTCGTACGCGAGGGTCGGCGTGCCCTTGGCCATCCAGACGACCTTGCGCGGGGCGCGGTCGGCGGTGGCCTTCTTGGCGCCCTTGTCGGCGGCGGCCGCGAGCGCCTGCTTCTGCGCGCCGGCCGGGCCCTGCTTGGCGGTGGTGGCGATGTTCTTCAGCTCGGCGCGGTTCGCCTTGAGCACGTTCTGGGTCTGGCCGCTCGGGGCGGTGTCGACGACGAGGTCGCCGCCGAGGACCGGGAGCCCGGCGTAGGTGCGCTCGTACCGCGTGTGCGTGGTGCCGTTCTGGTCCTTGACCACATCGCGGACGGCGAGCTTCTCCTGCGCGCCGAGGCCGAGGCTCTTGGCGGTCTCCGCCGTCCTGGTGCCGGCCTGGCGTATGAGCTCGGCCCGCTGCGAGGGCGAGAGCTTGGCGGGCAGAGCGCCCGGGTTGCGTACGGCCTGCGCCTTGAGGGCGGCGGCCGACGCGGAGTCGTCGGGACGTGCGCTGG encodes the following:
- a CDS encoding suppressor of fused domain protein codes for the protein MAALVNHLEARLGRMVGSWSAAEQSPPGTPQVGYFTGGALEGVQSFATVGLFSTPLVSRTSGRHQHLELLGCNRPLAGDEYGPFAGVLEYVSERLVTSGDAVLRGDVISLPMPLAPGSVLSSLYASSPVYFDDDFAEVVVENGTTVSVVWLVPIGPSEAAFVKEKGWPEFEQELVRQDPDLLDLRRREITL
- a CDS encoding M4 family metallopeptidase; protein product: MRSTHRRRATATAALLSAAAMLTVGVQAGSASARPDDSASAAALKAQAVRNPGALPAKLSPSQRAELIRQAGTRTAETAKSLGLGAQEKLAVRDVVKDQNGTTHTRYERTYAGLPVLGGDLVVDTAPSGQTQNVLKANRAELKNIATTAKQGPAGAQKQALAAAADKGAKKATADRAPRKVVWMAKGTPTLAYETVVGGLQDDGTPNQLHVITDAATGAKLYQWQGIETGVGNTHYSGQVTLGTTQSGSNYTLTDGGRGGHKTYNLNHGSSGTGTLFSQTNDTWGDGTNSNAATAGADAAYGAGQTWDFYKNVFGRSGIKGDGVGAYSRVHYGNAYVNAFWDDSCFCMTYGDGSGNNDPLTSLDVAGHEMTHGVTSNTAGLEYSGESGGLNEATSDIFGTAVEFYSNNASDPGDYLIGEKININGDGTPLRYMDKPSKDGGSKDSWYSGIGNLDVHYSSGPANHWFYLASEGSGTKVINGVTYNSPTADGLPVTGIGRDKAQLIWYKALTTKFNSSTDYKGARDGTIAAATELYGAGSAEVNNITDAWAAIAVGARHGGTDPGGKVFENGTNVSIPDSPGAAVTSSVTVSGVTGNAPSTLKVGVKIVHTYIGDLQIDLVAPDGSVYPLKATGTGGSTANLDTTYTVNASSEVANGTWKLKVQDKARYDTGYIDNFKLTF